The Methanocaldococcus sp. genome has a segment encoding these proteins:
- a CDS encoding ATP-binding protein has product MKFFNREKEINKILAILENKTFLINFVYGPINSGKTALINEIITNKLDKKKYIPFYFNFRCIYLRNCNDILISLFEEYNKNTTPLEVIKQTLEESPIINRIPIHENTFNEILRSNTSLSKYIINLLSELKNQELQPILIFDELQKISHLKYPKPLISSFFKFLTYITEFQLTHVFCMTSDVLFMEDVAFHILSNEVNYILVDDFDKETTLKFMDFFSKEKLNRTLTNEEKELIYSYVGGNPMDIIWVIDNMRIHDLKESLDKFLKLKVLN; this is encoded by the coding sequence TTTAGAAAATAAAACCTTTTTAATTAACTTTGTATATGGTCCCATAAACAGTGGTAAGACTGCACTAATTAATGAAATAATCACCAACAAGTTAGATAAGAAAAAGTATATTCCATTCTATTTTAATTTTAGATGCATATACTTAAGAAATTGTAATGACATTCTAATTTCTCTATTTGAAGAGTATAATAAAAATACAACACCGTTAGAAGTTATAAAACAAACACTCGAAGAATCTCCAATAATTAATAGAATACCAATACACGAGAATACTTTTAATGAGATTTTAAGGAGCAATACCTCTCTCTCAAAATATATTATAAACCTCTTATCAGAATTAAAAAATCAAGAACTACAGCCAATATTAATTTTTGATGAACTACAAAAAATTAGCCATTTGAAATATCCTAAACCGCTCATTTCCTCATTCTTCAAATTCTTAACCTATATAACCGAATTTCAATTAACACATGTTTTTTGTATGACTTCAGATGTTTTATTCATGGAAGACGTTGCATTCCATATACTATCCAATGAAGTTAATTATATATTAGTTGATGACTTTGATAAAGAAACTACTCTAAAATTTATGGACTTTTTCTCGAAAGAAAAGTTGAATAGAACTCTTACTAATGAAGAGAAGGAATTAATTTACTCCTATGTTGGTGGTAATCCAATGGATATTATTTGGGTCATTGATAACATGAGAATTCATGATTTAAAAGAAAGTTTAGATAAATTTTTAAAATTGAAAGTTCTAAATTAA